In Dromiciops gliroides isolate mDroGli1 chromosome 4, mDroGli1.pri, whole genome shotgun sequence, one DNA window encodes the following:
- the SMPD2 gene encoding sphingomyelin phosphodiesterase 2: MESESGSSVRLKVFNLNCWAIPYMSKHRQVRVQHLGDLLNQKNFDLALLQEVWSERDFESLRQKLLPNYTWAHYFRSGFIGSGLCVFSKHPIQEIFQHTYSLNGYPYKIHHGDWFCGKAVGMLVLEICGILVNVYVTHLHAEYNREHDYYLAHRVAQAWELAQFIHHTSRRADMVLLCGDLNSHPGDIGYRLIKEWIGLDDCYVETQDFQGCEDGSTMVPKNCFVNPREMEHFPRGVRIDYILFKATSGFRITCETLTTTTGSGPNDTTGRSIPLSDHEALMATLAIRPAVSEQKRNPARDAEAQASLMGVLHEAWTEMGLGLAGARQWVYSTGHLFSLGLLLLFLGVGAMLFEEIPWVAEALFMILGAIVLLGSGGLYLTSLHESKALYEAQAEIELAMEMAKEVQPEAVEVSSTSSLLRTSVQSESK, encoded by the exons ATGGAGTCCGAGTCTGGCTCCTCCGTGCGCCTGAAGGTCTTCAACCTCAACTGCTG GGCTATCCCCTACATGAGCAAGCATCGTCAGGTTAGGGTGCAGCACCTGGGGGACTTACTCAACCAGAAAAACTTTGACCTGGCCCTCTTGCAGGAG GTGTGGAGTGAACGGGACTTTGAGTCTCTGAGACAGAAACTGCTGCCCAACTACACTTGGGCCCACTATTTCCGAAG CGGATTCATTGGAAGTGGCCTCTGTGTCTTCTCCAAACATCCAATCCAGGAAATATTCCAGCATACCTACAGCCTCAATGGCTATCCCTACAAG aTACATCATGGAGACTGGTTCTGTGGGAAAGCTGTTGGCATGCTGGTCCTGGAGATCTGTGGGATCCTCGTCAATGTCTACGTGACTCAT CTCCACGCTGAGTACAATCGAGAACATGACTACTACCTTGCCCATCGTGTGGCCCAGGCCTGGGAACTGGCTCAGTTCATCCA TCATACTTCCAGAAGGGCCGACATGGTTCTGTTGTGTGGGGACCTCAACTCACACCCGGGAGACATAGGCTACCGTCTCATAAAGGAGTGGATAGGCCTGGATGATTGCTACGTGGAGACCCAAGACTTCCAG GGCTGTGAGGATGGCAGCACCATGGTGCCCAAGAACTGCTTTGTCAACCCTCGTGAGATGGAGCACTTTCCCAGAGGGGTCCGCATTGACTACATCCTCTTCAAG GCTACTTCTGGGTTCCGCATCACTTGTGAAACCCTCACAACCACCACAGGCAGTGGCCCTAATGATACGACTGGCCGAAGCATTCCCCTTTCTGATCATGAGGCCCTGATGGCCACGCTGGCCATAAGGCCTGCTGTCAGCGAGCAGAAGCGCAACCCAGCACGTG ATGCGGAAGCACAGGCATCGTTGATGGGCGTGCTGCATGAGGCCTGGACAGAGATGGGGCTGGGCCTGGCTGGAGCCCGCCAGTGGGTTTACTCTACTGGTCACCTGTTTAGCCTGgggctgctgctgttgtttctgGGAGTGGGGGCGATGTTGTTTGAAGAAATACCCTGGGTGGCTGAGGCCCTCTTCATGATCCTTGGAGCAATAGTGCTTCTGGGGTCAGGTGGGCTCTATCTTACATCTCTCCATGAAAGTAAGGCCTTGTATGAGGCCCAGGCGGAGATAGAACTGGCCATGGAAATGGCAAAAGAGGTTCAGCCTGAAGCTGTGGAGGTGAGCTCCACCTCTTCCCTTCTACGTACCTCTGTCCAGTCCgaatcaaaataa